A genomic window from Paraburkholderia phytofirmans OLGA172 includes:
- a CDS encoding IS3 family transposase (programmed frameshift) translates to MAKYGQAFKDRAVARLLPPESATLEDVAREVGVGVGTLERWRSDALSRPARERAWTAVARFDAVLTTAAMDEAARSAWCRANGVYPHELACWRQSATQALAEPEEARASPQQTQQDRRRIKELERELRRKDRALAETAALLVLSKKGRGDLQHGRGRMIGLEDRQSLAHDIHTAHKAGARLRLACETAGIDVRTLQRWNTGAGLVLGDGRPHAVRPQPAHALSVAERAEVLRVANEPRFADMPPARIVPMLADEGVYIASESTFARVLREHGQTTHRGRAKAPRAGRPPTTHIAGAAREVWCWDMTYLPAEVAGQWFYLYLILDLYSRKIVGWEVHERDDASHAAHLVRRTALAEGIATLADKPVLHGDNGSTLKATTVLAMLHWLGVKPSYSRPRVSDDNAFAEALFRTAKYRPEFPNTGFADLNAARDWATDFVHWYNFDHRHSSIRYVSPAQRHDGDDHAILAARHEVYVRARERNPARWSRCTRDWTPVGAVTLNPERESVVTMASHATLKQPLAA, encoded by the exons TTGGCAAAATACGGACAAGCATTCAAGGACAGAGCGGTTGCGCGGTTGCTGCCGCCGGAGAGCGCGACGTTGGAAGACGTTGCGCGTGAGGTTGGCGTAGGCGTGGGGACGCTGGAGCGCTGGCGCAGTGATGCGCTGTCCAGGCCCGCTCGCGAGCGGGCCTGGACAGCGGTGGCCCGATTCGACGCCGTGCTGACGACCGCTGCGATGGATGAGGCTGCCAGGAGCGCATGGTGCCGCGCCAACGGTGTGTACCCGCATGAACTGGCTTGCTGGCGGCAAAGCGCCACACAGGCGCTGGCCGAGCCCGAGGAGGCGCGCGCCAGCCCGCAGCAGACCCAGCAGGACCGGCGTCGCATCAAGGAACTCGAGCGCGAACTGCGTCGCAAGGACCGTGCGCTGGCTGAGACGGCCGCGCTGCTGGTCCTATCAAAAAAAG GTCGCGGCGATCTTCAGCACGGGCGAGGACGAATGATCGGCCTCGAAGATCGCCAGTCGCTGGCTCATGATATCCACACCGCGCACAAGGCCGGCGCGCGGCTACGCCTGGCCTGCGAGACGGCCGGCATCGACGTGCGCACGCTGCAGCGCTGGAATACCGGCGCGGGCCTCGTATTGGGCGATGGCAGGCCTCATGCGGTACGCCCGCAACCTGCCCATGCGCTGAGCGTCGCCGAACGTGCCGAGGTGCTGCGCGTAGCCAACGAGCCGCGCTTCGCCGATATGCCTCCTGCGCGTATCGTGCCCATGCTGGCTGATGAGGGCGTGTACATCGCCAGCGAGTCCACCTTCGCCCGCGTGCTGCGCGAGCATGGGCAAACCACACATCGCGGCCGGGCCAAAGCACCCAGGGCGGGTCGACCGCCGACCACGCACATCGCTGGCGCAGCACGGGAAGTCTGGTGCTGGGATATGACCTATTTACCCGCCGAGGTCGCCGGTCAATGGTTTTACCTGTATCTGATCCTCGATCTGTACAGCCGCAAGATCGTCGGATGGGAGGTGCACGAGCGCGACGATGCCAGCCATGCTGCCCATCTGGTGCGGCGCACAGCGCTGGCCGAGGGCATCGCTACTCTGGCGGACAAGCCGGTGCTGCACGGAGACAACGGCTCCACGCTCAAGGCCACGACCGTGCTGGCCATGCTTCACTGGCTTGGCGTGAAGCCCTCGTACTCGCGCCCACGCGTCAGCGACGACAACGCCTTTGCCGAGGCGCTGTTCCGCACGGCCAAGTACCGACCGGAGTTCCCCAACACGGGCTTCGCCGATCTCAATGCTGCACGCGACTGGGCAACCGACTTCGTGCATTGGTACAACTTCGACCACCGTCACAGCAGCATCCGCTACGTCAGTCCGGCGCAGCGCCATGACGGCGACGATCACGCGATTCTTGCGGCGCGTCACGAGGTGTATGTTCGGGCGCGGGAACGCAACCCGGCACGCTGGTC